From Treponema sp. J25, a single genomic window includes:
- a CDS encoding MgtC/SapB family protein, whose product MNGPALTELDITLRLALSFIAGGIVGFERTSRHQVAGLRTHILICVGSTLLMLLSLWIPEQFLGLKSGDPGRIAAQVVSGIGFLGAGAIMRLGNNVKGLTTAASLWLIAAVGLALGAGFYLAAGLTLAISLFTLVILDRLERRFFPTERIKILELEFKDQNPDITFIIKTLADHGVHVQSIDIEQNLIKGGGSRLRLLVSLPSSVEIQKLSRTLKTLDELERIEIKEKY is encoded by the coding sequence ATGAACGGTCCGGCGCTCACCGAGCTTGATATAACCCTGCGCCTGGCTCTAAGTTTTATCGCAGGGGGCATCGTCGGGTTTGAGCGAACGAGCCGCCACCAGGTGGCGGGCCTACGAACCCACATCCTTATCTGTGTGGGTTCGACCCTGCTCATGCTCCTATCCCTCTGGATCCCCGAACAATTCCTGGGCCTTAAAAGCGGCGACCCTGGCCGAATCGCGGCCCAGGTGGTCTCAGGGATTGGCTTTTTAGGAGCCGGGGCCATCATGCGGCTCGGAAACAACGTGAAGGGCCTTACCACCGCCGCAAGTCTTTGGCTGATTGCCGCGGTGGGGCTTGCCCTGGGGGCGGGCTTCTATCTTGCGGCGGGGCTTACCCTTGCTATTTCCCTCTTCACGCTGGTTATCCTGGATCGTCTTGAGCGACGCTTTTTCCCTACGGAACGCATCAAAATTCTTGAGCTGGAATTCAAGGACCAGAACCCCGACATCACCTTTATTATAAAGACCCTGGCCGACCACGGGGTGCATGTCCAATCGATCGACATAGAACAGAATCTCATAAAAGGGGGTGGATCCCGGCTTCGACTTCTCGTAAGTCTTCCCAGCTCCGTGGAAATTCAAAAACTGTCCCGGACCCTTAAGACCCTCGATGAACTTGAGCGGATCGAAATAAAAGAAAAATATTGA